ACGACCGCGTCGGACTGTTCGGCTACAGCTTCGGCGGGGCCGTCGCGTTGCTCGCGGCCGCCGAAGGCGGGGCCGAACTCGCGGCCGTGAGCGCGCTCGCACCCGCACACCGGCTCGCCGCCGACCTTGACGCGGCGACGGCGGCGGGGTCGCTCGCGGTCCCGACGCAGGTCGTCGCCGGCGCGCGCGACACGACCGTCGAGTGGGAACCGGTCGTCGACGCGGTTCGGGAGCGGGGCGGTGACGTGGTCGAACTGCCCGCGGATCACTTCTTCGTCGGGCAAGCGGAGTCGGTGGCCGACGCGGTGGCACCGTTTCTGGCCGCGGCGCTCTGCTGACGCCCCCACTCTCCCGTCGTCTCCTGTCGTCTCCCTCGCCCAGCCGCCCGTTCGCGTACCTGTCGACCGACACGATGATACCGCGACGCACCGGTACGTCCCCGCATGGTCCCCAGACGGCGGTACGCGGCAGCCCTAACGCTCCTGGTCGCCGGCCTCCTCCTCGGCGCGAGTTTCGGGACGGCGACCTCGCTCCGAACCGAGTACGTCGCCCGCGAGGTCGACCCCGGGGCCGCCCCCGCGGTGGTCGCCGACGCCGAACCGGACGTGGTGAACCTCGACGCCCGCCTCGCGGACGACCCGGCGGCCGTCCGGGAGCCGGTCGCGACAGCCGCCCGAACCGGGCGGTTCGCGGGGGAGGTCCCGCCCGAACTGCACATCCAACTCGACGACATGGACGCCCCGTACGCGGTGTACGACGGCCGGTACTACCGACTCGGACTGAACGTCTCCGCGGAGCGGACCCACGCGACGATCCGGCTCGATCCGACGACGGGCGCGGCGGTCGCCGACGCGGCCGCGACGCCGTACGCCGCGGCTCCGCCGGCGGCCCAGCGCGTCGTCGACGAGGGGACGGTGCGGTCGCGGGAGCTCGTCGAACCGGGGCTGGTCGTCCGCGACGGGAGGTACTTCCTCGTGCAGACACGGACGGAGGGCGCGCTCGCGGGCCGTCTCCTCGCGGCGTTCGGCGGCTTCGTCCTCACGCCGGTCGGCCGGGCGTACACCGTCGCCGCGGTCGGGCTCTTCGCGCTGTTGCGCTCGCGCGACACGGCGCGACCGATCGGCGACCGGGACGCGCTCGCGGTCGTCGCTGCCACCCTGGTCGTCTCGCTGGCGCTCGCGGGGCTCACGGGGAGCGGGTCGCTCGCACTCCGGCTGACGCTCGTCCCGTTCGTTGCCACGGTCGC
This Salinigranum marinum DNA region includes the following protein-coding sequences:
- a CDS encoding dienelactone hydrolase family protein; translation: MDVVVGGVRDVRATLDGGAGAACVVACPPHPQHGGSRSDGRLRAVSDALVERELDCLRIDYGPWTDGAGEVRDARASIRHCREVLGYDRVGLFGYSFGGAVALLAAAEGGAELAAVSALAPAHRLAADLDAATAAGSLAVPTQVVAGARDTTVEWEPVVDAVRERGGDVVELPADHFFVGQAESVADAVAPFLAAALC